The DNA sequence GCCCGTGGCCCTGATGAATCCCCCGGCTCCCCTGCTCTGTGTGCCTCCGACACGCCGCCGGCGTCCAGCCCCGAGGTCAGCAGCATTAAGATGTTTCTTTGACTTTGAGATTTGAACTGGCGACTAGCTGACTTGCTGTGTTGAATTTGCTTTTCTCTGTGAGAACTAGCTAGGACCATACTGTTTGTTTCTGAAGCTACATTGGGAAGAGAATGCAGCTTAATTGACAgggaaaatcttttttttttggagaaTGTGCTCATGTTgaaaagtgtgtgtgtgtgtgtatgtgcTGGCTTCTAAGCAGCAAGGGCTGCAGGTGTTTATGAAAAGTTCAATACTGCACAGTTTTAAACGTTTTTAGTTATAtttcaatctaaaatcaatgtaTGGCTTATAGCACTAGAGAAAGTAGGGGCATGCAGAGATAGTGATGTTTCCCAATCACACAACGCTGTTTAATGTGCGGTGGAAGAAACGATCATGCGTATTGTTATTGACACTTGGTATTGTTTCCCCGTACCACACTTAGTAATATAGCCAGTGTTGACACTTAGTACGGATTCCAAGTACTGCACCAGTTTCTTATACCAGGAAAAGTACTAATACATATTTGTCCCTGGCTACATATACCTATTTGATCAACTGCCTTGTACAAATCTTTATCCATACGGCGAAGTGCAACTGCTACATAGGTACTATGTGAATTACAGTAACATAGATACACTTCCCAATGAGCACAATGTTGAAAATTCTTCTTTGATGGCCAACATTTCAGCATAAACCTCCTCTGTTTTTGGCCGATCCTTGGGTGACATCTCAGAACATTTCAGACCAAGATTTGCGAGTTGCATTGCACAGTGCTGCATCTCAACCATTTCCTGTCCTCCGTCTTCACCTTCATGATATCCAGTGAGATTTGGTTCTAAAATGTTATGGATATTCAGTGGAAGTGATGACTCCACAAAGTTGCGGATGTTTACACCATCCTTAAACATGTCATCTGTTGGTCGCCTTCCTGTAATAATCTCCAGCAGAATAATTCCATAGCTGTAGATGTCACTCCCAACTGAGATTTTGCACCCCATGCCATACTCTGCAATGTTGTGCAAAACTTAATAAGAAAAACCTCCACTTAGCTTTTTTCAGACAATTGGGAACAATATAGATAAGATGCTAATGCATCATTTACAAACAAATATCATATATACATAAGTAAAATTCATTCTGATTAAACAAAGAGTGAAACACGTGGTCACCTGGTGCAATATATCCGATAGATCCTCTCGGTCCTACAGCACTTGATGAATTATCGAATCCTGTTGAAAAGTCAACAGAAAGAAACTTTGCAAGACCGAAATCACTGAGAGATGCAACCATTTCATCATTCAAAAGGACATTGCTTGGTTTCAGATCACGATGTACCAAAGGAGGAGTGCATCGATTATGAAGATAGTCCAATGCAGCAGCAATATCCGCAGCTATTGCTATTCGTGTGCCTAAACTCAATGGTCTCTTTGTGCTTTCTGTGTACTCTTTCTGATGGAGCCAGCTTTCTAGGTTACCATTTACCATGTACTCAAGAATGAGTGCTTTGAATTCATTTCCAGTTGGATCAAACGTTGAACATACACTAATCACTCTTATAAGATTCCGATGGCGAATATTTCTCAATGCCTCACATTCAGAAAGGAAGTTACTTGGTGCTCCAAATTGGTCGAGCCTGAATACCTTTATGGCAACTGCACATTCTTCAACCTTGAATTGACCTTTGTACACCAATCCAAATCTTCCGGATCCAACAATACTGTTAGGAGAGAAACCATCTGTTGCTTTGAATAAATCACCATACGAGAAATTCTTTAGCTCCTTTAATGACTGGCTGGTTAGTTGCTttcctttccttctcttcttcaaaATAATGACAGCAACACACGCCATTGCGACTGCAGCTACACTAGCAAGTGAAACCAGAACAGCTAAAATGTAGGCATGCTTCTTTCTTTGGGGTCTTGATGTCAAGCACTGTGGTACTTGTAGATCTGGAGACGTTGCACACAACTTATTGTTTCCTTGGATGTACACATCATTTGGTTTAGCAAAGATGCCACCTCCAGGGACAGGGCCCTCAAGGTCATTGAGGGATAGATTTAGAATCTGTAAAGAGCTAAGTGACTCCAAAAAATCAGGAattctaccagacaaattattCTGTGAAAGATCCATAACAGTGATGCCTTTTAAGTTGATGAAAGAATCTGGGATGCTTCCTTGCAGATTATTTGCTTGTAAGTGGAGTGACTCCAGAAGAAGGCACTGACCAAGTGTGGAGGGGATCTCTCCTGATAATCTATTGTTGGAAAGACTGAGTGAATTCAGATTGATCAATCCACCAATCTCAAACGGTATGTCTCCAGTGAGTTTGTTGTTAGACAAGTCTAAGCCAACAGAAAGTGTAGATATCGAAAAGAGTTCCCGTGGAATGCCTCCGTACAAGCTATTGGAAGAAAGATTGAGTGTTGTCAGTTGTTTGCAGCCCTCTAAACTAGAAGGTATGAGCCCGGTCAAATTATTTTCGTTGAAAAGAAGTTCAGTAAGCTGCTCTAGCTTCCCAATTGATCTTGGGATTTCTCTGGAAAATTGGTTTTTGGATATGGTCAGAATAGACATGTTTTGGAGGTTCCCAAGCGTGTCTGGAATTTCCCCTGAAAGAAAATTATTATCTAACTGAATTACTGTGAGATTCGTGAACTTTCCTATCTCTGATGGTATAGAACCTGAGAATTGGTTATGTTTTAGAACCATGATCTCTAAGCTTTTTGGGATATTGGTGATATAAGTAGATATTGTACCTTGGAGGTTGTTTCTATCTAACCATAAATTCTTTAACTGTGTGCAGTTGACTAGAGAGGACATGAAAGACCAATCTCCAGCTTCAAGTCTATTTGCACCTAGATCTAGGTAACTCAACAAGGTCAGGGATCCCAGTGAAGGAATAACACCTGTGAATGCGTTGCTACGGAGATCTAGATATTGCAAATTTGTGGCATTGGCCAGTGAAGCTGGAATTGGACCTTCAAACCTGCTCCCTTCTAATATCAGCTCTGTGATGCTTGTAAGGGTGTTGCCGATACTGGTGGGAAGCGTACCAACAATTTGGTTGGCCCCAAGTCCAAGAAAATTAAGAGAGGAGATGTTATAAATTGCAGGTGCAACGGTGCCTGACAAGTTGTTATAGCTGAGGTCTAGTGCTTGCAGGGTTTTAAGCTTACCTAAGCTCTCTGGAACCCTTCCTCCTAAACTGTTATGAGAAAGCAGTAAGAAAGCCAAGGAAGAAAGATTACCAAGTGAGCTAGGAATCTCTCCAGAGAGATTATTCTCGTATAAGCTAAGGTAATTCAGTGCCGAGGAAGATGCCTGCAAGAAAGGTGGGACAGACCCAGAAAGAGCATTGTGTGAGAGATCTATGTAATGAAGAGACGTGCAGTTGAACAGAGCAGGGGGTATCCATCCAGTAAGGCTGTTGTTCTGAAGATTCACCCATGTCAGGTTTTTACTCTGCCCAAGAAATTCAGGAATGCTTCCTGTGAGATTATTGCTGGGGAGAAACAGCGTGTAGAGACTGGGAAGCAAGCCAAGCTGTGGAGGGATGCTTCCCTGAAGATTGTTGTAGCCAAGAATAACAGTCTGAAGGGATGAGCACCGGGCAAGACTTGGAGGGATCTCACCTTGGAGGGAATTGCTATCAAGGTCGATTGTCTCAAGATGGGAACATGCAGATAATGCCTCTGGTATCTCACCACGAAGGGAGTTCATGCTGAGGTTGAGGTACCGAAGCTGGGTTAGCTGGCCGATGTCAGGAGAAATCTGACCATCGAGCTGGTTGTTGGGCATGTGGATCCTTTCAAGGAAGCTGAGGTTGGCGACGCAAGGGAAAATGCTGCCAGCGATGTTCTCGGATTCAAGGTCCAGTGCAATGACTCGAGATGCCTGCTGTCTGCTGCCGCATGTCACCCCATGCCACTGGCAGAATGCAGGGGAGTCATCTCTCCATGAGGCCAATGCACCTGATGGGTCACGGAGCTGAGATTTGAGACAGAGGAGAGCACTGGATTCATTCAGTGCGGCGGGTGATGTGTATTGACACAGGGCAAGGAAATGGATGGAGATGAAAGCAAGCAGCGGCAGGATGGAATTGCTGTGGATGGCTATGTGAGACATTGTTTCTATGCATATATGGATGGATGCATTTGTAGATTATCCTGCTGCCTTGGGCTAACCGTGTATGATGAGGTTATATAGAGCTCCAGCATATTGCACTGTATGAAACTGATTTCACAGTAGACAATGGATGGATGTATCTTGTTTGTGTAATTTTCCACATGATACAATTCTGTCACCATCTGCTTCAGCAATAGGACCATTCAACATCTTGCCGCAAAGAGTCATTAAAGGAGCTTTTATATTGTGCTCTGATGTACAAAATAAAGGAGCTTGCAGACAATTTGGACAGCTCAGTCAACACGTTTCCTGAAAATATGATATGTGAATTATTTGACCAAAGCTGAGTGGCCCAGATTTTCTGTGCGCCTGATTTAAACAAAGTAAATGAGCTTGCTGACAATTTGGATAGCTTATTTAACGCATTATGACATGATTTGTTTTGACCAAAGTAGTGCTAATAGGCACTATATCACTGCAATCTCATGTACTAGTCATGTTTTCTTTTCCACTAATAATGTTGGGGTGTAAAATGCCATAGCAAATAATGTGTTGTTCTGCTTGTAACTTGGTAACCCATTTGTTACCAGGTTGTAACACTCTTTCTACTTAATGAAAAACACGCCTTCGCGTGgtctcaaaaaaaaagtgagctCCTCCCCAACACCAGAGAATTCAAAGCTTGAAGTCGATGGAGAGgagagaaaaatatcaaaatgaGTGAGAGTAACGAAACCCCACATTTGGCCAAACTTTGTGTTTGCAAGTGATGATGTATAGTGCCATTTTTTTGACGCAATGATGTATAGTGTCATGCATTTAACCAATCAACAAGACTACAAAAGCAAGTGATGATGTCTAGTATCATGCACCTTTTCATTTTAGAAATAAGCATCCGGTTTGCCTGGCATAGATTAATAGAGGAGGATTCGAAATcgaaacaaagaaaatgagaGATTTCAAACAGATCAGAGAACGTCTCTCGGTCAACTACACATGCTCGGAAACAGGAATCAGGCATTATGACCAAAAGACCTACTACCCACGAATGTTttctagtattttttttttctgctcaCACCAGACACCCAGCTCCGAGCTAGCTGACTTGGATTTTCGTCTACGTGGATGAGAGAGAGGACAAGAAAAACTCGTCGCTACTGGATGAGTCACATTGCAAAGAGCCAGTGGATGAGTCACGAAGACTCACTGGTCAATAGTCTGTGACATGAACGGcattgatttttcaaagatgtaCTGAATGGCCAATGATTTCATAATATGATGATAAATCACTGGTCACGATGCCGTGTGTGTATGCTGCTTTAACGACACATACTTTCTCTGCGCCATGATGGACCAAAGAAGCTTGCAGAGAATTTAAAAGTATATGGGTTAAttactactccctctgtccacaAATAAATGCACATTTCGTTTCTCGAGAAGctaaacttttttaagtttgaccgaaTATATATTCACAAGGGGACGAGGATGTCCCTCGAGGCCAAATGTTCCCCACCGGTGTCATCACCTTCCTTTGCTCCATTGTGAGGCTGGGGGTCGGCGTGGCGGCCGGTCAGCGTGAGGCTGGGGGTCGGCGTGGCGGCCGGTCACCTTCGTTGGGATCTTGTCGTCTGTAGATCTAAAGTTTTAATGTTTTATTCATGCGTCTAAAGTTTTGATGTAACAGAAAATCtagaaattttttgggaactaaatagAACAAGTGGAGGAGAAGGCATATAAATTGATATACAAAATGATATACATAACTGATCTTGATTACAAATTCACACTTTCTGTTAGTGGAAGTAGCAACACAATGATATACAAATTGATATTCATAACTGATCTTGATTacatataaaacattaaattgaTTAGAGACAATGTATGATCCGTCTTTTTAATTGTCTATATATCAGATTTTGATCTCTTAGAGACGACCTCTTGTCCCTGGGTTATACATGCCCTTAGAATCTTATGTATTCTTTTCATTTCCGAGAATCAGTTTTTCCCCCTCTTTGAGTTAAAAAGTTAACGATgacactagtacacagaggtaCTATACAGACGAGAGGTATACAGGCGGTTCGCCACCCATTTCCACATTGGCGAACCGCCTGTGCTGGGTGCCTGTGCAAATAATTTTTTCCACAGACGGTTTAGTTATGTCAACCGCTTGTaaaattttttttctagaaaatacGAAATCGGCTTTTAAAAATAGGGAAAAAAATTTAATCCCAAGAAAGGCCCACTGGCTAGTCGCAAGTTGCACATTCTTTTCGCATAGAATCACGCGCTTCGCGGCCGGTGGGATTCGAACATGAAACCTCGCCCTTACGCGTAACCTCCTCTACTACTCCATCTATCACTCGGTtttgtctatattagagtttagttcccctcATATTATCCTAGaccgagcatatattgattatttgaggccctaaacagactccaatggaaaagttatcactacaaagtttcacaacttttcaagatctacaacttttgtattggtagtttctccatccgaggtcatttacaaaatttgaattttaaatttgagaaattcaaacgtagttttcgacgacaagaagatttcaaatgaaaaacttatcaactacaaagtttcataactttcatgatttacaacttttattttgatgttttttttcaaatgagatcatttgaaaagctcaaaaaattcaattttaaattatttctacaggcggtttcctccgtctgtagaaatatgattttcactggcggtttcttaggagaaccgtctgtagaaatacatgatttctacaggcggctttgttagaaaaaccgcctgtgaaaattaatttttacaggcggttttttTGTCAGGCAAACCGATTTCTTTCCACAGGCGTTGTTTAATTGAAACTGCCTGTAAAAATTATATTCCACCGCCAGCGTAGTGCTTCTTTGTACCCGTGTGAGCATCCTCTCTTGTGGCCGTTAAATTGTCTGGAACGACATTAAGAGTCACTTTTTGAAGGAAAGCATTGATCGATGCTTGAATGTGCACCTCACCAAATAAGCAGGGATAGAGTTCATAAGTTATAAATTATTTGAGACGGTAAGCTTTATTTCTCATTTAATTTCTTGTTTAGAGAAATTGAAGATAACGTCTCTCGCCGTTAGACCTTCTTGCTTGTTTGCGTTTACTTTGAACTCTTTTTTCTTAATGAAATACACGTGAAGTCatgttctagaaaaaaaatagacAACCATTTCAGATAATGATTGAGACATATGTCAAAAAATTCAAGATAATGACTGAGACAAGTCAACTAATGGATAGGGTTATCTCAAACTAATGATACTTTAATGGTTTGCTTTTAATTAATTTGGATCCACGCTTGTGCAGGCTCGTGGACAGATCCCACAAATACTTGCCCAGCAGTTTCAGTCGGGTCCGCCCTGCCCATCGTTCTCCTCAGTGTTGTCATCCTCCGCCTCTGGTAGGTTCTTTGCCGTCTGCTCATTCCACGAACAACTTATGCTTACGAGCGAAGCTATGATGGCTGATCGAACTGATGATGGATTTCACTGATGTTAGGGCTTTGCCGAGATTTTGTTCCGAGTCACGCAAACAATGAAATTAATTAGACTGGTGGTAGGCTGTAGCCAATTGCTGGATCCAACTAGCACATGTCACTATTGGAAACTGGAAATTTCCTCTAGGTTCCCACACCAACAGGACAATTCAATTTActgagaaaaataaaaaactatttTTATTATCAGGAACCCGACAGAAAAATTCCGACAAGCCTAGCGCGACAGGGTATAAGTTTTTTTCTGTCGGGTAAATCATCCTGTCGGTATGTTATTTGTCTTGTCGGTGGGCCACCGACAGAAAAAACCATTGCCGATAGGTTTAGAATCTATTTTTTTGTTGGAGAAGATGACAACAAGAATTTTTTTTACCGACAAGGAAATACATTAATTCTCTGTCGGTTGGGGAATGACAAAAAACAGAACTTACACCGACAGGAAAACACTTATTTTTCCGCTGACCTTAGCCCGACAGAAAATAAACATTTTCCATATCGACTCTCCACCGACAGGATAATTCAAACAAACTAACAGAAATAGGATAATTCAAACAAATTGacagaaaatatatttttttacaattgcATTCACTAGACCAGAAAAGAATCTTATTCACAATTCTATACTATTTAGCTAGAACACAAACAAACATGACATCAGATTCACAATTTCGTACAATATTCAGTTAGAATACAAATATATTGCGTTAATTTGTCATCATCCACATGACATACAGATTAGAAGCCCACAGCTAGCATCAATAGCCACAATTAAGATGCTCATAGTTTTTGCATCCACAGCTACATAATAAGATATCCTAGGACTTACATTAAGAGCCACACAAATAAGATGTTCATAGGTCTTGCATCTAATAATTTTACAAAAGCAGTAGTTGATTTCTCTTCCCAAAAACGGGCATCAACTACTTGGCTGCACCTTTACTATCTAAAGGTTAGAAGTGGCAAGTACCAACAACTTCTACAAACACAAAATGGCATTATCAGATTGTGATGATTCA is a window from the Sorghum bicolor cultivar BTx623 chromosome 5, Sorghum_bicolor_NCBIv3, whole genome shotgun sequence genome containing:
- the LOC8082069 gene encoding receptor kinase-like protein Xa21, translated to MSHIAIHSNSILPLLAFISIHFLALCQYTSPAALNESSALLCLKSQLRDPSGALASWRDDSPAFCQWHGVTCGSRQQASRVIALDLESENIAGSIFPCVANLSFLERIHMPNNQLDGQISPDIGQLTQLRYLNLSMNSLRGEIPEALSACSHLETIDLDSNSLQGEIPPSLARCSSLQTVILGYNNLQGSIPPQLGLLPSLYTLFLPSNNLTGSIPEFLGQSKNLTWVNLQNNSLTGWIPPALFNCTSLHYIDLSHNALSGSVPPFLQASSSALNYLSLYENNLSGEIPSSLGNLSSLAFLLLSHNSLGGRVPESLGKLKTLQALDLSYNNLSGTVAPAIYNISSLNFLGLGANQIVGTLPTSIGNTLTSITELILEGSRFEGPIPASLANATNLQYLDLRSNAFTGVIPSLGSLTLLSYLDLGANRLEAGDWSFMSSLVNCTQLKNLWLDRNNLQGTISTYITNIPKSLEIMVLKHNQFSGSIPSEIGKFTNLTVIQLDNNFLSGEIPDTLGNLQNMSILTISKNQFSREIPRSIGKLEQLTELLFNENNLTGLIPSSLEGCKQLTTLNLSSNSLYGGIPRELFSISTLSVGLDLSNNKLTGDIPFEIGGLINLNSLSLSNNRLSGEIPSTLGQCLLLESLHLQANNLQGSIPDSFINLKGITVMDLSQNNLSGRIPDFLESLSSLQILNLSLNDLEGPVPGGGIFAKPNDVYIQGNNKLCATSPDLQVPQCLTSRPQRKKHAYILAVLVSLASVAAVAMACVAVIILKKRRKGKQLTSQSLKELKNFSYGDLFKATDGFSPNSIVGSGRFGLVYKGQFKVEECAVAIKVFRLDQFGAPSNFLSECEALRNIRHRNLIRVISVCSTFDPTGNEFKALILEYMVNGNLESWLHQKEYTESTKRPLSLGTRIAIAADIAAALDYLHNRCTPPLVHRDLKPSNVLLNDEMVASLSDFGLAKFLSVDFSTGFDNSSSAVGPRGSIGYIAPEYGMGCKISVGSDIYSYGIILLEIITGRRPTDDMFKDGVNIRNFVESSLPLNIHNILEPNLTGYHEGEDGGQEMVEMQHCAMQLANLGLKCSEMSPKDRPKTEEVYAEMLAIKEEFSTLCSLGSVSMLL